A genome region from Brienomyrus brachyistius isolate T26 chromosome 23, BBRACH_0.4, whole genome shotgun sequence includes the following:
- the LOC125719106 gene encoding vesicle-associated membrane protein 2-like — translation MSDPDANPPGGAPEGEGEGGPPAPPPNLTSNRRLQQSQAQVDQVVDIMRVNVEKVLERDQKLSELDDRADALQAGASQFESSAAKLKNKYWWKNCKMMIMMAIIGIIVVGILFMYFFY, via the exons AT GTCTGATCCTGATGCCAACCCTCCTGGCGGAGCCCCCGAGGGCGAGGGCGAAGGCGGCCCACCAGCGCCGCCACCCAACCTGACCAGTAACCGCAGACTACAGCAATCCCAGGCCCAAGTAGACCAG GTGGTGGACATCATGCGTGTCAATGTGGAGAAGGTTCTGGAGAGAGACCAGAAGCTCTCCGAGCTGGACGACCGGGCCGACGCGCTGCAGGCGGGCGCCTCGCAGTTCGAGAGCAGCGCTGCCAAGCTGAAGAATAAGTACTGGTGGAAGAACTGTAAG ATGATGATCATGATGGCCATAATAGGCATCATCGTGGTTGGAATCTTGTTCA TGTACTTCTTCTATTGA